Below is a genomic region from Rhodothermales bacterium.
GCCGATAGGGGATGGCAACGACGCCCACCCCTCGCCGGGCTGCCACACGCTGAGCGGGCGGGCGGCGTCGACATTCGTGACCCACACCGTCCCGTCCGGCTGGCTGCCGATGCCGCCGATGATGATAAATGTCTCGTCGGTGACGGCCTCGGCGCGGCGGAGCGAGGAGTTGGACTGGTCGTGCACGACGATCTCGTCTTCAAGCGTCACTTCGAGCAGGGCGCCGCCGAAGGAGCCGACCCAGGCGTGCCCACGTGCGTCGACGTGGGCATACCGAAATTCGGTCCGCCGGCCCACCAATTCGGGCCGGAAGCGCGATGTATAACTCGTCCACGTCCCATCCGGCGACAGCTTATAAAATCCCACGTTGGAACCTCGCACGCCGCCCAGCCAGAGCGTGCCGTCGCCTGCAAAGGCGAGGTCGGAGAACTGGCCGTCGTACGGACCTTCCGGGTAGATATCCGCCGCGATCACATCCAGCGTCAGAGCGCCGGCGGCGATCGGCTCCGTCGCGACGAGGCCGGCGGCTTCATCCCCCACCCACAGCCCTCCATCAGGCCCTTCGACGACACTCCGCATCGCCTGGAGTGCCGGGCTACTTACCGTCTGTACCCCACCGGCAGCGTCGATCGCGACCAGCGAGAATCCGCTGACGCTCATGAGCCGATCACCCACCGGTCGCAACCGCTGCACGACGCCGGTTCGGACAACTTCAGCGTAGGCGCCGGGTCCCGCCCGGCGGAACACGGCCGACGCACCGCCGGCGTACAGCGCGCCCTCGAATATCGCCAGCGCCGTCAGGGGCCCCGAGCCAGGGACAGCCTCGATAGTCCAGCTGGCAGGGTCTTTCGGATTGGGCGTATCGAGCGGCGCACGGGCGATGCCCTCTGCCGTGGCCAACCAAAACGCCGGCGTTTCACCATCGAGCCCGCCTACGACGACATCATACACTGTAGCGCCGGGTGTGAGAGAGCCAAGCTGACTGTAGGTGTCGCGCACTTCGCCCCGAACGGGATCGAACACCACCAGGCCGAAGTCCGTGGCCACCAGTAATGAGTCGCCCTGTTCTACGATGCGCCGAATGGTGCGGCTCGGAAACTGAGCCGCGCGTTCGATGTCGCGGAACGAGCGTACGGCGCCGGTCAGCACATCGAGCCGATCGAGCACCCCATCCCGATACCCGATCCACACACATTCACACGCCGCGCTGTACAACACGGCCTGGGTGAGTACGTTGTGCAGCCCCTCGGCCGGCGTGAACCGGCGCAATTCCGAGCCGGCCGGGTCGTATGCGAACACCCCACCGGTAGTCGCCACCCAGATCGATGCGTCGGAAGCGGACAGATCCACCACCTGCCGGAAGGACGTATGCGCCTGCCAGGCGCCCACTTGCGCGATGGCCGCCGGCGCCGCCAGCAGCCCGAGAACGAGGATGAGGAGGAGTCGTCTCATGAACACTTTCTCAGCACGTTGACCATCTCGATGGCCGAGACGGCGGCTTCGGCGCCCTTGTTGCCGGCCTTGCTGCCGGCCCGTTCGATGGCCTGCTCAATCGTTTCAGTCGTGATTACCCCGAACAGCACCGGGATATCCGCCTCGAGGGCCGTGCGTGCAATGCCGGCCGCCGCCTGGCCGGCGACGAAGTCGTAGTGCGAGGTGGCCCCCCGGATGACGGCGCCGAGGCAGACGATGGCGTCGAACCGGCCGGTAGCCGCGAGCCGCTTGACGAGAAGCGGGGCCTCGAAGGCGCCCGGGCACCACGCGACGGTGAGCGACTCCATGTCCGCGCCGTGCCGGCGGAACGCGTCGAGCGCCCCATCGAGCAATTTCTCGGTGATAAACGAGTTAAAGCGGCTGACTACGATCGCGAAGCGCGCCGTGCCGGCGGTCAGTTCTCCTTCGAGGACGATGGGCATGAGGACCAGATGTTAACAGACTGCGGGAACGAAGGGTGCGCACGCCGCGCGCGCTCGGGCGAGTTCATCTCCCGTCACGCCGAGCCGGCCGAGGCGCTCGTCGTCCTGAGACCGATACCCGTGAAAATCAGAGCCGCCGGTCTCGACAAGCCCGAGCGTGCAGGCGAGCCTGCGGTAATAATCGATCAGGCTTGTATCGTGCGACGGATGAATCGTTTCCAGGCCGTCCAGACCGTCGGATTTGAGGGACCGGATCTCATGGTCGGACGTCCAGTGCCCCGGATGGGCGAGCACGCCGATGCCGCCGGCGGCGTGGAGCGCCTCGAGCGCATCGCGGGCCGGGGGGCAATCGATCGGGACGTACGCGGGGCCGGCGTCTTTCAGATACCGGGTGAAGGCTTCCTCCGGTGAACTGACCAGTTCGTTCCGCGCCATGGCGCGGGCGATGTGCGGCCGGCCGACGCTGGCGCCCTGCGCGATATCGAACACTTCCTCCAGCGTAAGGACAACCCCCAATCTCCGCAACCGGTCCAGTATGGCGGCCGCCCGTTCGATCCGCAGGGTTTCGAATTCCTGCATGAAGGTCGCGAGGCCGGCGTGGTCGGGGTCGAAGAAATACCCGAGGAGGTGGACGATGCGGCGCGTGATGCGGACGCTGAGTTCAACTCCCGGGATCACCTCGATCCCGAGTGCGGCGCCCGCGGCGGCGGCTTCATGGAAGCCGCGCAGGG
It encodes:
- a CDS encoding regulator, which produces MRRLLLILVLGLLAAPAAIAQVGAWQAHTSFRQVVDLSASDASIWVATTGGVFAYDPAGSELRRFTPAEGLHNVLTQAVLYSAACECVWIGYRDGVLDRLDVLTGAVRSFRDIERAAQFPSRTIRRIVEQGDSLLVATDFGLVVFDPVRGEVRDTYSQLGSLTPGATVYDVVVGGLDGETPAFWLATAEGIARAPLDTPNPKDPASWTIEAVPGSGPLTALAIFEGALYAGGASAVFRRAGPGAYAEVVRTGVVQRLRPVGDRLMSVSGFSLVAIDAAGGVQTVSSPALQAMRSVVEGPDGGLWVGDEAAGLVATEPIAAGALTLDVIAADIYPEGPYDGQFSDLAFAGDGTLWLGGVRGSNVGFYKLSPDGTWTSYTSRFRPELVGRRTEFRYAHVDARGHAWVGSFGGALLEVTLEDEIVVHDQSNSSLRRAEAVTDETFIIIGGIGSQPDGTVWVTNVDAARPLSVWQPGEGWASLPSPIG
- a CDS encoding PHP domain-containing protein, which codes for MRHGQFVDMHTHSTCSDGALSPAALVRRVHGKGLVGFALTDHDTLRGFHEAAAAGAALGIEVIPGVELSVRITRRIVHLLGYFFDPDHAGLATFMQEFETLRIERAAAILDRLRRLGVVLTLEEVFDIAQGASVGRPHIARAMARNELVSSPEEAFTRYLKDAGPAYVPIDCPPARDALEALHAAGGIGVLAHPGHWTSDHEIRSLKSDGLDGLETIHPSHDTSLIDYYRRLACTLGLVETGGSDFHGYRSQDDERLGRLGVTGDELARARAACAPFVPAVC
- the ribE gene encoding 6,7-dimethyl-8-ribityllumazine synthase yields the protein MPIVLEGELTAGTARFAIVVSRFNSFITEKLLDGALDAFRRHGADMESLTVAWCPGAFEAPLLVKRLAATGRFDAIVCLGAVIRGATSHYDFVAGQAAAGIARTALEADIPVLFGVITTETIEQAIERAGSKAGNKGAEAAVSAIEMVNVLRKCS